A genome region from Deinococcus planocerae includes the following:
- a CDS encoding carbohydrate ABC transporter permease, producing MIARQNAPVVRATARPRLVAPRALLHLCFIAVLLVWVSPFVWIFLTAFKPSAEVYSQPLALLPSQPTLENFQRAWTNASFSVYFLNTVIVTLSTTLIVLFVTALAGYALGRRAFRGRALIVAILSASIFLPQGYTIIPIYDLINRLGLNNTLTGVILASAGVGFIIYTFMFSAYFAGLPGELEEAARMDGANIFQVFFRVMLPLARPVIASVFILEFLQIWNSFLIPLVLTLSSPEKRVLGVGMYAFSGQSGLDWTGLAAAATISLVPVIAVFLLLQRHFVEGVAGAVKS from the coding sequence ATGATCGCGCGTCAGAACGCCCCCGTCGTCCGGGCCACCGCCCGCCCCCGCCTCGTCGCCCCCCGGGCATTGCTGCACCTGTGCTTCATCGCGGTGCTGCTCGTGTGGGTTTCGCCCTTTGTGTGGATCTTCCTGACGGCCTTCAAGCCCTCCGCCGAGGTGTACAGCCAGCCGCTCGCGCTGCTGCCCAGCCAGCCGACTCTGGAGAACTTCCAGCGGGCCTGGACGAACGCCTCCTTCTCGGTGTACTTCCTGAACACCGTCATCGTGACGCTCTCCACGACGCTGATCGTGCTGTTCGTGACGGCGCTGGCGGGCTACGCGCTGGGGCGCCGGGCCTTCCGGGGACGCGCCCTCATCGTCGCCATCCTGAGCGCGAGCATCTTCCTGCCGCAGGGGTACACGATTATTCCCATCTACGACCTGATCAACCGGCTGGGGCTGAACAACACCCTGACTGGCGTGATCCTGGCCTCGGCGGGGGTGGGGTTCATCATCTACACCTTCATGTTCAGCGCCTACTTCGCGGGTCTGCCGGGCGAGCTGGAGGAGGCGGCGCGCATGGACGGCGCCAACATCTTCCAGGTGTTCTTCCGGGTGATGCTGCCGCTGGCCCGGCCCGTGATCGCGTCGGTGTTCATCCTAGAGTTCCTGCAAATCTGGAACTCGTTCCTGATCCCGCTCGTGCTCACGCTCTCCAGCCCCGAGAAGCGAGTGCTGGGCGTCGGGATGTACGCCTTTTCCGGGCAGAGCGGCCTGGACTGGACCGGCCTTGCGGCGGCAGCCACCATCAGCCTGGTGCCGGTGATCGCGGTGTTCCTGCTGCTACAACGCCACTTTGTCGAGGGCGTCGCCGGGGCGGTCAAGTCGTGA
- a CDS encoding FAD-dependent oxidoreductase, translated as MTTQRQPAEELNFDLVVVGGGLAGLCAAIAAARHGARTAIVQERPVFGGNSSTEIRVVPLSATNFNAWARETGIVEELILHDRATNHVHLFEHGLTNSHWDLVLLEAARREEKLTLFLNTSVRGVDSEDVGDGSRRVAAVHGSQLGSEREFVFRAPHFVDATGDGTVGALAGAEYRYGRDARSDFGEPMAPVRADEVTNGSTITMRARDVGREVPYTPPAWVQEYRSLEEIGPFRRVAHVTRREYGGYWWLEVSNPFHQIHDNQAVKDELHRHVLGVWNYIKNHSPDREIARTYVLEWIGMVPGKRESRRLMGDVVLNEHHLHHDPLWPDRVGVAGWIIDLHIPGGINNHAEPGELSHADANYRNYIHVSPFSVPLRAMYSRNVENLWLAGRSLSASRVAFGAVRVQSVLGVLGQAVGTAAAYALERGLTPRETASPDGPHVARLQQLLLRDDVHVPGVVNEDPDDLARGVPVRATSEAPLDFGAPDTASFHPLATPRAQVFPVTEGRVEVVRYYLRNEGTEPAEVTAELHELGRIWDAGCGRRVASVTLTVPPRFEGWLDAPFHANVTANRPHRATLSAAPDVDWAAASVHPTGTLAQAHYVSAGGPEAHNRHYPSLHPDEIDLPAYERWTQHKWFSLAVQVEPQPRPYAAENVNRGGAWPLDLPHLWVSDPAQALPQCVALDFPEPTTLDTVCVSFDTDLNVIASQLPEFWRAPTCVRDWRLWATVGGERRLVHEETGNYQRRRVVTFAPVTAGSLELEVLTTNVQAGRFLAPGHEEEVYPHEGGSPRDVTATGGDSARVYEFRAYRQHG; from the coding sequence ATGACCACCCAGCGTCAACCTGCGGAAGAACTGAATTTCGACCTGGTGGTCGTCGGCGGTGGCCTCGCCGGGCTGTGCGCCGCCATCGCCGCCGCGCGGCACGGGGCCAGGACGGCCATTGTGCAGGAGCGCCCCGTGTTCGGCGGCAACTCCAGCACCGAGATTCGTGTCGTGCCGCTGAGCGCCACCAATTTCAACGCCTGGGCGCGCGAGACCGGCATCGTCGAGGAACTGATCCTGCACGACCGGGCGACCAACCATGTTCACCTCTTCGAGCACGGCCTCACCAACAGCCACTGGGACCTGGTGCTGCTGGAAGCCGCGCGGCGTGAGGAGAAGCTCACCCTCTTTCTCAACACCAGCGTGCGCGGGGTGGACAGCGAGGACGTGGGGGACGGCTCCCGCCGGGTCGCCGCCGTTCACGGCAGCCAGCTCGGCAGCGAGCGCGAGTTCGTGTTCCGCGCCCCGCACTTCGTCGATGCGACGGGGGACGGCACGGTGGGCGCGCTCGCCGGGGCCGAGTACCGGTATGGCCGCGACGCGCGCAGCGACTTCGGCGAGCCGATGGCCCCGGTCCGGGCCGACGAGGTGACCAACGGCTCCACCATCACCATGCGGGCACGTGACGTGGGCCGCGAGGTGCCGTACACGCCGCCCGCCTGGGTCCAGGAATACCGCTCCCTGGAGGAGATCGGCCCCTTCCGCCGGGTCGCTCACGTCACGCGCCGGGAGTACGGCGGCTACTGGTGGCTGGAGGTGTCTAATCCCTTTCACCAGATTCACGACAACCAGGCGGTCAAGGACGAACTGCACCGCCACGTCCTGGGGGTGTGGAACTACATCAAAAACCACTCGCCCGACCGCGAGATCGCCAGAACGTACGTGCTGGAGTGGATCGGCATGGTGCCCGGCAAGCGCGAGAGCCGCCGCCTGATGGGCGACGTGGTGTTGAACGAGCACCACCTGCACCACGACCCGCTGTGGCCCGACCGGGTGGGCGTCGCGGGCTGGATCATCGACCTGCACATCCCCGGCGGCATCAACAACCATGCCGAGCCGGGAGAGCTGTCTCACGCCGACGCCAACTACCGCAACTACATCCACGTCTCGCCCTTCTCGGTGCCGCTGCGCGCGATGTACAGCCGCAACGTGGAGAACCTGTGGCTGGCCGGGCGCAGCCTCTCGGCTTCAAGGGTGGCCTTTGGGGCCGTGCGGGTCCAGTCGGTGCTGGGGGTGCTCGGGCAGGCGGTCGGAACCGCCGCCGCGTACGCCCTGGAACGGGGTCTCACCCCGCGCGAGACGGCCTCCCCGGACGGTCCGCACGTCGCCCGTCTCCAGCAACTCCTGCTGCGCGACGACGTGCATGTCCCGGGCGTCGTGAACGAGGACCCGGACGACCTGGCGCGGGGCGTACCCGTGCGGGCCACCAGCGAGGCGCCCCTGGACTTCGGCGCCCCCGACACGGCCAGCTTCCATCCCCTAGCCACGCCCCGCGCCCAGGTCTTCCCGGTCACGGAGGGCCGCGTGGAGGTCGTGCGTTATTACCTCCGCAACGAGGGGACGGAGCCCGCCGAAGTCACCGCCGAGCTGCACGAACTCGGGCGCATCTGGGACGCCGGGTGTGGTCGGCGCGTGGCCTCGGTGACGCTGACGGTGCCGCCCCGGTTCGAGGGCTGGCTGGACGCGCCTTTTCACGCGAACGTCACCGCGAACCGCCCGCACCGGGCAACGCTGAGCGCCGCACCGGATGTGGACTGGGCCGCCGCGTCGGTTCATCCCACAGGAACCCTCGCTCAGGCCCACTACGTCTCGGCGGGGGGACCCGAGGCACACAACCGGCACTACCCCAGCCTGCACCCCGACGAGATCGACCTGCCCGCGTACGAGCGCTGGACCCAGCACAAGTGGTTCTCGCTCGCCGTGCAGGTGGAGCCGCAGCCCCGGCCCTACGCCGCAGAGAATGTCAACCGCGGCGGCGCGTGGCCCCTCGACCTGCCCCACCTGTGGGTGTCCGACCCCGCGCAGGCCCTGCCGCAGTGTGTGGCCCTGGACTTCCCCGAGCCGACGACACTCGACACCGTCTGCGTTTCCTTCGACACCGACCTCAACGTGATCGCCTCGCAGCTTCCCGAGTTCTGGAGGGCGCCCACCTGTGTGCGGGACTGGCGGCTGTGGGCCACCGTGGGCGGCGAGCGGCGGCTGGTCCACGAGGAGACGGGCAACTACCAACGGCGCCGGGTGGTGACCTTCGCGCCTGTGACGGCCGGTTCACTCGAACTGGAAGTTCTGACGACCAACGTGCAAGCCGGGCGTTTCCTCGCCCCCGGTCACGAGGAGGAGGTGTACCCGCATGAGGGCGGCAGCCCACGCGACGTAACTGCGACGGGCGGTGACAGCGCCCGCGTGTACGAGTTCCGGGCGTACCGGCAACACGGTTGA
- a CDS encoding glycosyl hydrolase, giving the protein MKNAHGLISMLTLALLSACGPQGSLPAPGSEEQNAAAPLRALAADPNAGERTQAMLNYLKSLPGKTSNKVLSGQFAGYPNVNYIADNSFDTRLMQEVYNESGEWPAIIGTDYTGRLAENVSDCRRISTGHNQKLIDYYKAGGLVTITAHFYRPDNHGGSQCGLRSSYALARILPGGVDRAKWLAMLDQVAAGLAQLRDNGVPVLWRPLHESPGSFWWDEDAASYKRLWQDMFNYFTTSKGLHNLIWVYTGTQSYYPGDAYVDLMGDDIYSGSVSGGSWNTYNFALNTAQKPYAVTEFGSASGGCAECASNYDFSKLIAGIKANFPKSTYFLVWSDTYRLGNPSHFNQKALMDDPWVVDRSEVSFSPR; this is encoded by the coding sequence ATGAAGAACGCGCATGGACTGATCAGCATGCTCACGCTGGCCCTGCTCAGCGCCTGTGGTCCGCAGGGTTCGCTCCCCGCCCCCGGTTCGGAAGAACAGAACGCTGCGGCGCCCTTGCGCGCCCTGGCCGCCGATCCCAACGCCGGGGAACGCACCCAGGCGATGCTGAACTACCTCAAGAGCCTGCCGGGAAAGACGAGCAACAAGGTGCTCTCCGGACAATTCGCGGGCTACCCCAACGTCAACTACATCGCCGACAACTCCTTCGACACGCGTCTGATGCAGGAGGTGTACAACGAGTCCGGCGAGTGGCCCGCCATCATCGGAACGGACTACACCGGGCGACTCGCGGAGAACGTGTCGGACTGCCGCCGCATCTCCACCGGGCACAACCAGAAGCTCATCGACTATTACAAGGCGGGGGGGCTCGTCACGATCACGGCCCACTTCTACCGCCCGGATAACCATGGCGGCAGCCAGTGTGGACTTCGGAGCAGCTACGCTCTGGCGCGCATCCTGCCGGGTGGTGTGGACCGCGCGAAATGGCTCGCCATGCTCGATCAGGTGGCCGCCGGGCTCGCACAACTGCGCGACAACGGTGTGCCGGTGTTGTGGCGACCGCTGCACGAATCGCCCGGTTCCTTCTGGTGGGATGAGGACGCGGCCAGCTACAAGCGGCTGTGGCAGGACATGTTCAACTACTTCACCACCTCCAAGGGCCTGCACAACCTGATCTGGGTGTACACCGGCACGCAGAGTTACTACCCCGGCGACGCCTACGTGGACCTGATGGGCGACGATATCTACAGCGGCTCGGTTTCGGGTGGCAGTTGGAACACGTACAACTTCGCGCTGAACACGGCCCAAAAGCCGTACGCCGTGACCGAGTTCGGGTCCGCCTCCGGCGGTTGCGCCGAGTGCGCCTCGAACTATGACTTCTCGAAGCTCATCGCGGGCATCAAGGCGAATTTCCCGAAATCGACTTACTTCCTGGTGTGGTCCGACACGTACCGCCTGGGTAACCCCAGCCACTTCAACCAGAAGGCGCTGATGGATGATCCCTGGGTGGTCGACCGCTCGGAAGTCAGCTTCTCCCCGCGTTGA
- a CDS encoding glycoside hydrolase family 125 protein, with the protein MALPSLHALTEHVRRLLPHRPRLAAMFESCLTSTLETTVRPQSDGTTFVITGDIPAMWLRDSAAQVRPYLLLAPSDPAASDLIAGVVRRQVEYVLHDPYANAFNETASGARWEDDQTEMSDLVWERKYEVDSLCAVLHLAFQLWRATGRTDHLDTRFRAAAALILEVWRREQRHEAESPYRFVRTAWQERGQLPRGGLGSPIAETGMTWSGFRPSDDACRYGYLVPSNMYAVVVLGHLERLADEVLDDLDLLREARSLAASIQAGLDAHAKVEHPEFGTIYAYEVDGLGNYLLMDDANVPSLLSLPYLGSCAQDDPLYLNTRRFVLSRANPYFYSGRAAAGVGSPHTPTGYVWPIALAIQGLTATDDVERLEMLRLLETTDAGTLWMHESFSADDPRRFTRPWFSWANAMLCELVLHGCGITVPGAALEAISAPLLEQVNA; encoded by the coding sequence ATGGCACTGCCCTCCCTGCACGCCCTGACCGAACACGTCCGGCGCCTCCTCCCTCACCGCCCGCGCCTCGCGGCGATGTTCGAGAGCTGCCTCACCAGCACCCTGGAGACCACCGTCCGCCCCCAGTCCGACGGCACCACCTTCGTGATCACCGGCGACATCCCCGCCATGTGGTTGCGCGACTCCGCCGCCCAGGTGCGCCCGTACCTGCTGCTGGCGCCGAGCGACCCCGCCGCCTCCGACCTGATCGCGGGGGTCGTGCGGCGGCAGGTCGAGTACGTCCTGCACGACCCCTACGCCAACGCCTTCAACGAGACTGCCTCCGGCGCCCGCTGGGAGGATGACCAGACCGAGATGAGTGACCTCGTGTGGGAGCGCAAGTACGAGGTGGACTCGCTGTGCGCGGTGCTGCACCTCGCCTTTCAGCTCTGGCGGGCGACCGGGAGAACGGACCACCTGGACACCCGCTTCCGTGCGGCGGCGGCGTTGATCCTGGAGGTGTGGCGGCGCGAGCAGCGGCACGAGGCCGAGTCGCCATACCGTTTTGTGCGCACAGCCTGGCAGGAGCGCGGACAACTGCCGCGCGGTGGTCTCGGCTCGCCCATCGCCGAGACCGGGATGACCTGGTCGGGCTTCCGGCCCAGCGACGACGCCTGCCGCTACGGCTACCTCGTGCCGTCCAACATGTACGCGGTCGTGGTGCTGGGCCACCTCGAACGACTCGCCGACGAGGTGCTGGACGACCTCGACCTCCTGCGGGAGGCGCGGAGCCTGGCCGCGTCGATCCAGGCGGGTCTCGACGCGCACGCCAAAGTTGAGCACCCCGAGTTCGGGACCATTTACGCCTACGAGGTGGACGGGCTGGGAAACTACCTGCTGATGGACGACGCGAACGTGCCCTCGCTGCTCTCCCTGCCGTACTTGGGCTCCTGCGCCCAGGACGACCCGCTGTACCTGAATACGCGCCGCTTTGTCCTGTCGAGGGCCAATCCGTACTTCTATTCGGGCCGCGCCGCCGCCGGGGTGGGCAGCCCACATACGCCCACGGGATACGTGTGGCCCATCGCCCTCGCCATACAGGGCCTGACCGCCACGGACGACGTGGAGCGGCTGGAGATGTTGCGCCTGCTCGAAACGACCGACGCGGGCACCCTGTGGATGCACGAGAGCTTTAGCGCGGACGACCCGCGCCGCTTCACCCGCCCGTGGTTCTCGTGGGCGAACGCGATGCTGTGCGAACTCGTGCTGCACGGCTGCGGCATCACGGTGCCGGGCGCGGCCCTGGAAGCCATTTCCGCCCCCCTCCTGGAACAGGTGAACGCATGA